The following proteins come from a genomic window of Bdellovibrionales bacterium:
- a CDS encoding class I SAM-dependent methyltransferase, protein MKQFELKTIEGVLHLCKVDSTERGLSVDFVADAGNYLKQKLSAKNDLLAKAVGLKKGLRICDLTLGLGKDAFKLNFLGATIHGVEIHPWMFALVQDALTRAQGKGNTRHFSIENRDALDFVENSGEEFDIYYIDPMFNHKRTALPKKEMQYLAEVSPLEDEAHFGKIIHTLKQHQRKIVVKRADKAPHLAGLEPKRSVSGKLIRFDIY, encoded by the coding sequence ATGAAACAGTTTGAACTGAAGACGATCGAAGGAGTTTTGCATCTTTGCAAAGTCGATTCGACGGAGCGTGGCCTCTCTGTCGATTTTGTGGCTGATGCCGGAAACTATCTCAAACAAAAACTCTCCGCGAAAAATGATCTCCTGGCTAAAGCGGTCGGACTCAAAAAAGGCCTTCGCATCTGCGATCTCACTTTGGGATTGGGCAAGGATGCATTTAAATTGAATTTCCTGGGGGCAACAATTCACGGTGTAGAAATTCATCCTTGGATGTTCGCCCTCGTCCAAGACGCGCTCACTCGCGCACAGGGCAAGGGAAATACCCGTCACTTTTCCATCGAAAATCGCGACGCTTTAGACTTTGTGGAAAACTCCGGGGAAGAGTTTGATATCTACTACATCGATCCGATGTTCAACCACAAGCGCACCGCTCTTCCCAAAAAAGAAATGCAATACCTGGCCGAAGTCTCCCCTCTAGAAGACGAAGCTCACTTTGGAAAAATCATTCACACTCTCAAGCAACACCAGCGGAAGATTGTTGTTAAACGCGCTGACAAAGCTCCTCATCTTGCAGGCCTTGAACCCAAACGTTCCGTCAGCGGCAAACTCATCCGCTTCGACATCTACTAA